One Trichoderma atroviride chromosome 7, complete sequence DNA segment encodes these proteins:
- a CDS encoding uncharacterized protein (EggNog:ENOG41) — protein sequence MYTEACARRVPAMTDYPAVDCYVGTNSKHTRSISIRVSSTMFPARIACCINTVKAKAKWTGQRQKLKRSSWRRQGGVKTPSAKPYRHRNPYLGRGHSSLDRLVQLNQHRSTCIQHSKAAAMSDIAVSQRVSPPDISDSSIPGAQLQVIRQAADPSVVHDISSTLCKPINSKFDFRVACVALDDIVSHLPLATMELYRPALETLASAGSAPSPEGVSVPCLADRARDALKFIDNPHLAWAPQHKNDRMADRSLAERVHTAEQMEPYVDELLGWLADPNWPPYPGCQKQLARFPEVTIDPIKEVILKNRNDPEWLLYILDFVEGHVPVGTLWKRIEPELIQLANGEVEDEEGVVELPKSAQRMLRLLKEAGETDAS from the coding sequence ATGTATACCGAAGCTTGCGCCCGACGAGTGCCTGCCATGACGGATTACCCGGCAGTCGATTGCTATGTCGGCACAAACAGCAAACACACACGTAGCATCAGCATTCGTGTAAGCAGTACAATGTTCCCCGCACGCATAGCTTGCTGCATCAACactgtcaaggccaaggccaaatgGACTGGCCAGCGGCAGAAGCTTAaacgcagcagctggaggcgCCAGGGTGGAGTAAAGACGCCCTCGGCGAAGCCATACAGACACCGGAATCCTTACCTTGGACGAGGTCACTCATCATTGGATCGACTCGTTCAGCTCAACCAACATcgcagtacatgtatacagcATTCCAAGGCTGCAGCAATGAGCGACATCGCAGTATCACAACGCGTTTCCCCGCCTGATATCAGCGACTCGTCCATCCCCGGCGCCCAGCTACAAGTCATCCGCCAGGCCGCCGACCCTTCAGTCGTCCACGACATCTCGTCCACCCTCTGCAAGCCCATCAACTCCAAATTCGACTTCCGCGTCGCCTGCGTAGCCCTCGACGACATCGTCAGCCACCTGCCCCTCGCCACCATGGAGCTCTACAGACCAGCCCTGGAGACGCTGGCCTCTGCCGGCAGCGCACCCAGTCCCGAGGGCGTTTCAGTGCCCTGCCTAGCAGACCGGGCAAGAGACGCCCTCAAGTTCATCGACAACCCGCATCTGGCGTGGGCGCCGCAGCACAAGAACGACCGCATGGCGGACCGAAGCCTCGCGGAAAGGGTTCACACGGCGGAGCAAATGGAGCCGTATGTGGACGAACTGCTCGGCTGGCTTGCTGATCCCAATTGGCCGCCTTATCCGGGCTGTCAGAAGCAGCTTGCCCGGTTCCCTGAGGTGACGATTGATCCCATCAAGGAGGTTATTCTCAAAAATCGAAACGATCCAGAGTGGCTGCTGTACATCCTGGACTTTGTAGAGGGGCACGTGCCCGTGGGGACGTTGTGGAAGAGAATAGAGCCCGAGCTGATTCAGCTAGCGAATGGCGAggtcgaggatgaagagggcgtCGTCGAGCTGCCGAAATCTGCTCAACGCATGCTGAGGTTGCTGAAAGAGGCGGGTGAAACGGATGCAAGTTGA
- a CDS encoding uncharacterized protein (EggNog:ENOG41), whose amino-acid sequence MSVLESSAQAHPQPAIWRSTADDDSTLLDDLDHEPKVLKWYGDWDEWRRDIQPYIDVFIWRYMWSDKAADDLPACPVPPQVQQFNPHARDVSELTRDEFGLYHDQNKIYYSKKQEFDRRGEMVDKTKALILRTVVPAKAEALDEKLSLREWMAILKASTAPTYRQRIEMERVHYNNVLERFDLEGESSGVEEDWAHEWYSAVTRCHRLNFPETHCGTWLRDVADCILPYSPGLFERLMLGADKLDLAAIEWRSEAEAAIAFKKTHKCSSSNNNSHRREDSQSDSNSNAPSVPVPPQPFRDDKEVVELAAAIMPAEEDRIWTFLEVYREIRDLDFSASSEADVALGNDADAASWKADDSPLCPACNLKGHELRHCWYAFEDRRPKGVMLSRSRLRRVEKAIRSDKNLEQRVEDIYTAFTGGEVLSAAAYAGLDAVYVVMVMVIYDEVTCSDIDECDVQKR is encoded by the coding sequence ATGTCTGTTCTGGAATCCAGCGCCCAGGCGCATCCTCAGCCCGCCATCTGGAGGAGCACCGCAGACGACGACTCGACGCTGCTGGATGACCTGGATCATGAGCCCAAGGTGCTCAAGTGGTACGGCGACTGGGATGAGTGGCGGCGCGATATCCAGCCCTACATCGACGTCTTCATCTGGCGCTACATGTGGTCGGACAAGGCCGCCGACGACTTGCCCGCCTGTCCGGTGCCGCCGCAGGTCCAGCAGTTTAACCCTCACGCGAGAGACGTCTCGGAGCTGACGAGGGACGAGTTCGGCCTGTACCATGACCAGAACAAGATCTACTACTCCAAGAAGCAGGAGTTTGACCGCCGCGGCGAAATGGTcgacaagacaaaggcgcTGATCTTGCGCACCGTCGTGCcggccaaggccgaggcgCTGGACGAGAAGCTCTCGCTGCGTGAGTGGATGGCGATCCTCAAGGCCTCCACGGCGCCGACGTATCGCCAGCGGATTGAGATGGAGCGGGTTCACTACAACAACGTGCTGGAGCGGTTCGACCTGGAGGGCGAGAGCAGCGGCGTCGAGGAGGACTGGGCTCACGAGTGGTACAGCGCGGTGACGAGATGCCACAGGTTGAATTTCCCGGAGACGCACTGCGGGACGTGGTTGCGAGATGTGGCGGATTGCATCTTGCCGTATTCGCCGGGGTTGTTTGAGAGGTTGATGCTGGGGGCTGACAAGCTGGATCTTGCGGCGATTGAGTGGAGGAGTGAAGCAGAGGCCGCGATTGCTTTCAAGAAGACGCAtaaatgcagcagcagcaacaataaCAGTCATCGACGGGAAGACTCCCAAAgcgacagcaacagcaacgcACCATCTGTCCCTGTGCCACCACAGCCCTTCCGGGACGACAAAGAAGTCGTCGAactggccgccgccatcatgcccGCCGAAGAAGACCGGATATGGACCTTTCTAGAAGTCTACCGCGAGATCCGCGACCTCGACTTCTCCGCCTCATCGGAAGCAGACGTGGCCCTCGGCAacgacgccgacgccgcctcCTGGAAAGCCGACGACTCACCGCTCTGCCCGGCCTGCAACCTCAAGGGCCACGAGCTGCGGCACTGCTGGTACGCGTTTGAGGACCGCCGGCCAAAGGGCGTGATGCTGAGCCGGTCTCGCCTGCGGCGggtggaaaaggccattcGCTCGGACAAGAACCTGGAGCAGCGAGTGGAGGACATTTATACGGCGTTTACGGGGGGGGAGGTTTTATCAGCGGCAGCTTATGCTGGGCTCGACGCAGTCTACGTGGTGATGGTCATGGTGATTTATGATGAAGTGACTTGTTCTGATATTGATGAATGTGATGTGCAGa